One Prevotella sp. E2-28 genomic window, TTAGGAGGCAAGGATTAGATGGTGAGAGAGTTCATCACATGGATTTGTATTGGGGAGACGTGATAACAAATTGCCCCAAACTCAAAGACATATATTTGTATGCTGAGAATCCTGAGAACATTGCCTTTGGTGTTTTTGAGAAATTGGATAATATGAGTGAGATAGTACTTCACGTTCCATGCTTCTGTGCCAAGAAGTACAGGGATTATGAAGAGGAATATTGTTCTATGTACGACTACAATGATAAGAAATATGTAAAGGTATGGCGCAAGTTCAAGAGCATCGAGGAGTTTGATCCTGTTGATTTCCTTGAAGATGGTATTTAGTGTGTGATTTTTACGCAATTGATTACTTTTTCCTTGTTTTTGGCAATATACTATGCCCGCTATTGGGTAAAATATTAAAAATAATAGGTGATTTATGATGAAAATTAATGTTTATTCGGAGAAAAGTGGTAACTTTGCTTCAGATTCAAAAATGAAGCCCATGATTATCATTGAGTCCAAGAAAAAAACGCTTGAATCGCTGAAGGCTCAGTATCCTGATGCGATGATCATCGACGTGACGAGTCATGCCCAGGATGAGTTCGTCAAGTTCAGTCCCTTCTATCCCAATGGTGGTATTCCTGTTCCGTTTACCGATGACATTGCAGTTTCAGTAGAGGGGATCTGGCAGGGCCTTAAGGTTTTTGAGGATGCTGATGTGGATACATCCTTTTTCTCAAAACGAGACATGAAGAACCTGAAACGTACTGTCAGAAAGTATGGTCCCTGTCTCGGACATCGCAAGGGAGTGCATGGCGAAGAACTGTTAGACTACATTGAAGCTCGCAAGCATATTTATCTGCCCTGTTATAAGTGGATACTGGAAAACAAACTTCAGAAGTTGGTTGCAGCAGTACGTATCATTTCGAAAAACAAGCCCGTGGTATTGCTCGATTACAATACTAACCCAGATGTGAACAATCCGAAGAAGCCTCTCTCACATGCTTCATTGATTAAGGCATATATCGAAGGTAACTATCCTGAGTGACATCAAGCTTCTTCTATAAGATAGAAAAACCGACGAATGTTGCATTAACAACAATCATCGGTTTTTCTTATTTCACTAGAAATGCTTCAAGTCAGTTGCTTTGAAGTGGAAAACGGATAGTATCAAGTTATCCGCATCTTCATCCAGCATGAACCATGGTGAACGGAATGGATTCTCGAAATTACGCATAACATGGATCTCGCGTGCTGGAGTATTCCCTTCTGCTAATAGAAATGCCTTTTTACCGTACTTGTTCACTGCCACGTCTACCACCATTACAGCGTGGCCATATTTCTGACCATATCGCGCAGGATACACAAAAACATCGCCTGGTTGCATGTCTGCTAAACGTCTCGTCCTCATCTCACGACTCAGTGAAAAGGTGCTGGCCACTCCATAAAGGTTCCGCAGATACCGTTCGAATGCTTTACGAGAACTACCACCACCATAGGCCAGCTTCTTGCCATTGACATTTTGGAAACGAATGCGGCCATATTGGTTTGCCTGAAACAAATATTCCGCTCTTAATCGCATGCACACGTCTGCACACTGCTCTGCATTTGATAGTAACGGCATATCTATCACGGCATAGTTGAGAGATTGGAACCGGCTATCACCACCAGTGTAGAGTTGAACTTTTGCCCCACGTCCTTTAAGGGGCAGGCTTCGCATAAAATAAGTGTAAGCCATATCATCACCTTTGATGCGCTCATATCCCCATGGTTCAGGAATATCGCCAATGGTCTTGTAGTTATTGGGATTACTTGTCTTGCTGCCGAAAAGAATCCAATATCCCACTCCAAATCCACAAGCAAACATCAGTAGTAAAAATCCGATGATTATGCGAACTATAGACTTCACTCGTTTTCTTATAGCCATAATATTTATTTTGTTATCAGTGCAAAAATAGACATATATTTTTTTGTACCCAAAGAAAAAGGGATTCGTTGTATGAATCCCCTAAAGTGTTGTACGAAGCATAATTATAATTGGAAAAACGTTTTAAAACCTGATTCCAGCAACTATTTTATCGATAGGTATATCGTTTTCATTAGAATACCAACAAGATAAAATGGCTATTTGACCCGTCATGAAATTATTGAGAACAATTAAACGCCAATAAGAATCGCTTTCCCCATGGTAGGTAGTTGTCCTGGAGTAACTTTCCATATTGCCGACTGAGCCTTTGACAAGCTGTCCATAATCTGCAGAAACCGTTCCTTCCTCATTCTGTTGCTTGGCTTGTGCCCAGATTTGTTCGAATTCATTGTTACTAAATGTTTTTGAATATGAGCTAAGAACCCTAATAGCATAAACAGGATTCTCCTTGTCATTAACAAGGTCATATACAAAGGTGCCATCGCCGACATCCTGCTTAACAGCAACTACACCTGTTGGGATGGCAATGATAACATTGCCATCAGTGATCTCATTCTCAGCCAATGTTTGTTGTTCATCTTCTTCCACAATGTTGTTATATTGTTGTGGTACAGGATCTTGTTCCTCATAGTCCTGTAAGGACTCTGCTACAATATTGTTTGTAGTACTATGGTTATTGTTGTCAAAGATAGAGTATCCGATGCCTCCTATGACAACGATTGCCAGAACTATGAACAGGACACGCATGCTACCGGAGTTCTCATCAATATCTTCCTGCAGATTATTGCTAGCTAACTCACTTGCCCCAAAGGGATCATCATTGCCATCGTGTATCTCTTCTTCATTTGCCGATTCCGTATTCCCTTCTTCAGGTGCTTCATCAGCTTCACTTCCATCGGTCTCTGAGGGCATGATGATTTTTCCTTTCGTTAAGAAAACATCGGCTATCTTTGCTAAAGTATAGGTTACTCTCTCTTCCAGTTCCTTATGGGCGATATACATTTCTCCGACAATCTGAAATACTGTGTTGACAAGTTCCCCTGATATCCCATCATCAAGAACGATTTCCTCCTTTGCGAATTCATGGGCCTTTATCAAGTGCTCTTCTGGGTATATTCCTGACAGGGCGGCATAGTCATATTGCTTTATGGTCGCCTGCACATCTCTTATATATGAACTCAAATTTGCACTTAGGAAAGCAAACTGTTCCTCATTGCGTTCAATATTCCTACTTAGCTCATGATAGAAAGAATCCCTTCCTTGCATCAGTTGTGGAGTGATGTTGTTTATGTGGTAGGAATAGAACAAGATCTCATATAGTCGGCATAGCCATTTTCTGTCTTCATCTTTTGCATTATATGACAGGTAATGATAAATGTCCTTATCAACTTCACCTACCTTCTTCACCATTTCATCTACATATTTTTTCTGCTCGCCATAAGGATGGACCTCGTCTTCATAAATTGTTCCATCATATTTTATCCGGTCTACCTCTATCTGGTTTGATGATATTTGTTCGAGTAGTTCCAAATCCTTCCATGCAACTTTGAACTGTTCTAACAATAGTCCATTTGCCTGAGTAAATGGATTCTCTATTGGCTCCTCAACCTTAATCTCATCCAGTGAGAAGGGAACAATACGGCGATTAAAATAAGGTCTCATTTGGGCGTTTATGAAACTTGTCTTGAAGAAATCATCTACCCACTTATCATATTGATCATCAGATAAAACATCTAGTTTCTCTTCTTGATGATTGTTCCAGACAATAGCTAAAAACCTATCAGACACTTTTTTAATGATGTCCTCAGGTACAAGCTCCCAAGCAGATAGACATGCTCCAGGGGATTTCACTATACCAGTTTCCTTGGCATTTTTGATTCTGTCTTCCAAGGATGGATGGGAGTTCCAAATGTCCTTAATTTCGACTCTAGATTTGACCATCCTCGTGTCTTTATATTCCGTTATTGGCACATCATATTTGATGCCTGTATTTATGGCTTCAGGATTTCTTGCATCTGTGATTATTTTACCTTTGAAATAGTTGGCAATGATCTTGTTCTCACTGACCAAGTTTCCTAGGATATGCTGGTATAATTGTGCAGAACTAGAGATCTTTTCAACTTTATACATGGCTGAAACGAAATTCTCAATTCCAACATAGTTACATGATATCGTGTCTGCATCGAATTCCATCTGACGGGATAATGCCATGTAGGGCCTTTGGACAAACTTATACATGTCGTAGGTTAATGACTTAACCCAATTTGTCATATTATCAGTCAATAATCCAAAAGTAGCCCAAATCTGATTAGTAGAATCTCGCCAATTCTCAATCATTCTGTCCCAACTATCCTTTGTATTTATCAGATCATAAATAACAGAGTTAGCTACATACACCGTTGAGCCAACCTTCATGCTATTTTGGGAAAAATGGCCAAATTCATGAGCTATAATAGATTTAAGTTCATCTTCACTAAGTCCTTCAAAAAGACCTAAGCCAATCTCCAGGTTCTTCCTAACAGGGAAAAAAATACTCCAGAAAGTAGTGTTGTAGAAAACACAGGCATTTACATCTGTTGTCAAGTAAACATGCTTGGGCATCTTTGTTCCAACTCCCTTTGCAATATCTTGAATCATTGCAAATAATCTTGGGCAATCCTTCTCTGAGACTTCTACGCGTTGATTATTTATATTCTTGGTTGAAGAAAACAATGGTTTAACAAGATAGGCTCCAAAAACTAGGGCAAAAGAGCAAAGACCAGCCCAAAAAATAACGCATAAGATAATTAAGCGAATATTAGAAACTGCAATCAAAATATCCGGAAGCCATGCAAATGATGCATATGCAATTCCTACTATAATTGCCAGTCCAAGAGCAATTAAACCGATGTAATAGACTAGGAATAGAAGAATTCTAAACAAAACGTTTGTTACAAGATTCCGAATCTGCCTGTTTCTGTCCATAATGCCTTTATTTTAAGTTATTGGTTAACGACATGACGATGCCACTACCACTAATTTTGTGCAAATATACAAATTTTCAGCTAAAGTAATACGTTTTGGCCTAATTATTTAGTATTCACAAGGCTTGCGAAACCTTTTTCTTCTCAATCGAAATGATTTTATGAATAGTTTTTATTATTTGCAAAATCGATTCAGGATTTCAATTCATAACACTACATTTTAAGCAGAATGAAACTGTTTACATATCTTATAATGTTACCTTTGAGAACTGCATTATCTCAATCAGCCCCTCTTAATAGTGTTTCCAAATCACTCTGAGTATCAAGAACAATTCGAATACCGCCATTTTTGCGTGTTACGCCAAGCTCATCAAGACGTAATAATATACTATGAGCTGTATTGAAAGAGCATCTAAGTTCTTTCTGAAGAATTGCTTCTGAACACTTTCCTTTGGAAACAATCAATTTTACAGCCCTGATAAACAACTCATTATCAGTTTGTAGTGAATAGCTATGATTGTTGTTGGTTCCTGCCCTATCTGAATGTTTTAGGATATAATCGTTTTTGCCCCTCGGCTGCGTAGACAGATAGTGCAAAATGATACCCTTTGTCGAATCGTCAATCAGAGCATTGGAAACTCTCTTCGTTGTCACCATTGAACTATCCTGATAAAGAAGATCTCCAAAAGGCATAAGTTTTGTTGAATCGGAGGTGTCGGAGAATGCCTTGGCCATAATTGAATCTTCATGCTTAAATGTTATTTTCGCATGCAAGCCTTTCATTGTTTCATAGGTCATCACTGTTCTCTTGATACGATTCGCCGTAGCCATGACCAGGCAGATTCCACTATCCTGCCCGTTCTTTACCAGATTGGCCATTACTGAGTTGACGCTCTTTATTTCATTGAGTTCGGACAATTCATCTACAATAACCACAACATATGGCAAAAATTCATGTCCATCTTCAGGATTTAAGTCACCAGATAGATATTTTGTATTATACTCTCTGATATTGGCCGACGAAGATTTTGACAAAAGTTCTTTTCGATATACCATTTCCTGTTCAATATCCATGAGAAGCATACTTGTGGAGTCCTCATCGTCAGCAATATATTTCCCGCTATGTGATTTTGCAAGATAATTCCTAGCTATTTTCTCATATGAATGATAGCTCGCATTATTGGAAGAAATAATAGCAAATTTCAAAATACATGGATTACAGCAGAACATCAAGGAAAGCATCATCGAATGAATGCAGTTTGTTTTTCCTGAATTGGCCATGCCGCTAATTAAGACATGACCGACCTCATCAAGTCTGAATGAGAAAGGAGTCCCGTCAGGCTCGACACCTATAGAACAATGGAGTCCCCTAAATTGCCCCTGCCCTGTTTCTATTCCTGCTGGGAAGAAGGAAATTGAAGATGAGTTATCTTTCGGGAGCTCGACACCGATCCTGTTTGTTCCAGGAATAGGAACGAGCATTCTGCTTCCGACAGGAGCTAAAGCATCCGATATTTTATCATGAAGATATATAAGCTTCGTCATTCGGACATCTGAGGATAGTGAAAATGACAAGAAATTCATCACAGGAGTCTGGTATGAATCAACATTTTCTATCTCAATGTTATAATCATGAAGGACAGTCCTCACATGCTCCACAACAGCCGACATATCATCCGAACAGACATTTGCCCCACTTTTCAGTAAGGAAAGATCCGGCAAGTGATAGTTGGGAATAAGCGAAAAAGGATCCTTTACGCTATATTTCCCCTCAATTATGATCTCCTCAATATCCTCCTCATCGGATTTTACATGTAGTATTGTGTCAAATGGAACTGTTTTAATACCCAGGCCATCTACCAACCACTGGAACACAAACATCAGTTTCTTAATCTGATAACCATAACGACTATGCATCTCCGATATATAAGAGCATATCTTCAGGCTTGGATCACCGGTTTCCATTGAATGCTGAAGGATTCTCTCAGAATAGCCGCCATCAATAATATCCATCAGAATACGTCTCTCTGCGCGTAAGTCCTTCAGAACGCCATAATCTGACAAGATATAAACTAAACGACGTTCGTTGATTATATCCGTGCCGAAATCATTGATCGCCTTTTTTATCTCTATAAGAACTTTATCCATTGTCTCTGTATTTCTTCAAAAAATCATCAAGAATCTTTTTCTCTGCCTGTGTCGGTGGAGTTTTCCTCACCTTAAAGTAGCATTCTGGGCACAAACAGACCAGGTTACTTTCCCTGTTATCTGCAGGCTTTTCATTTTTATGATGAACATAAAGGAAATGATAGTCAAAAGGCGTTTTCATCATAACATGACATGACTCACATGCATGATTTTTCTTGGCCTTGAAGTTTATTTCTATCTTTTTCCAGTCTTTTGTACAGCCACGGAAATCAACTTCAACATCACCTTCTTTTTCCAGAGGTTCGCCTTCAGCCTTTAGTTTCTCAACATATTCCCGTGAAGTTATTTTATATGGAAACTCATTACGAGCCATATTCCAGCAGTTGGTACAAAGAGGCAGGTCTGTTACTGTAGTTTCCTTATCAAAGTTGTCTTTATCTCGAACCTTAACTGCTTCTACATTTGCACCTCGATACTCTTGATTGAAAGTGCCCATCATCATGAAACTCCTAATAGTTTCACATTGGCGAATATGGAAACGGGGTTTTCCATGCTCTGTTAGCCTGTAATTACGCTTA contains:
- a CDS encoding DUF4846 domain-containing protein; amino-acid sequence: MGYWILFGSKTSNPNNYKTIGDIPEPWGYERIKGDDMAYTYFMRSLPLKGRGAKVQLYTGGDSRFQSLNYAVIDMPLLSNAEQCADVCMRLRAEYLFQANQYGRIRFQNVNGKKLAYGGGSSRKAFERYLRNLYGVASTFSLSREMRTRRLADMQPGDVFVYPARYGQKYGHAVMVVDVAVNKYGKKAFLLAEGNTPAREIHVMRNFENPFRSPWFMLDEDADNLILSVFHFKATDLKHF
- a CDS encoding M48 family metallopeptidase, giving the protein MDRNRQIRNLVTNVLFRILLFLVYYIGLIALGLAIIVGIAYASFAWLPDILIAVSNIRLIILCVIFWAGLCSFALVFGAYLVKPLFSSTKNINNQRVEVSEKDCPRLFAMIQDIAKGVGTKMPKHVYLTTDVNACVFYNTTFWSIFFPVRKNLEIGLGLFEGLSEDELKSIIAHEFGHFSQNSMKVGSTVYVANSVIYDLINTKDSWDRMIENWRDSTNQIWATFGLLTDNMTNWVKSLTYDMYKFVQRPYMALSRQMEFDADTISCNYVGIENFVSAMYKVEKISSSAQLYQHILGNLVSENKIIANYFKGKIITDARNPEAINTGIKYDVPITEYKDTRMVKSRVEIKDIWNSHPSLEDRIKNAKETGIVKSPGACLSAWELVPEDIIKKVSDRFLAIVWNNHQEEKLDVLSDDQYDKWVDDFFKTSFINAQMRPYFNRRIVPFSLDEIKVEEPIENPFTQANGLLLEQFKVAWKDLELLEQISSNQIEVDRIKYDGTIYEDEVHPYGEQKKYVDEMVKKVGEVDKDIYHYLSYNAKDEDRKWLCRLYEILFYSYHINNITPQLMQGRDSFYHELSRNIERNEEQFAFLSANLSSYIRDVQATIKQYDYAALSGIYPEEHLIKAHEFAKEEIVLDDGISGELVNTVFQIVGEMYIAHKELEERVTYTLAKIADVFLTKGKIIMPSETDGSEADEAPEEGNTESANEEEIHDGNDDPFGASELASNNLQEDIDENSGSMRVLFIVLAIVVIGGIGYSIFDNNNHSTTNNIVAESLQDYEEQDPVPQQYNNIVEEDEQQTLAENEITDGNVIIAIPTGVVAVKQDVGDGTFVYDLVNDKENPVYAIRVLSSYSKTFSNNEFEQIWAQAKQQNEEGTVSADYGQLVKGSVGNMESYSRTTTYHGESDSYWRLIVLNNFMTGQIAILSCWYSNENDIPIDKIVAGIRF
- a CDS encoding DNA translocase FtsK, with protein sequence MDKVLIEIKKAINDFGTDIINERRLVYILSDYGVLKDLRAERRILMDIIDGGYSERILQHSMETGDPSLKICSYISEMHSRYGYQIKKLMFVFQWLVDGLGIKTVPFDTILHVKSDEEDIEEIIIEGKYSVKDPFSLIPNYHLPDLSLLKSGANVCSDDMSAVVEHVRTVLHDYNIEIENVDSYQTPVMNFLSFSLSSDVRMTKLIYLHDKISDALAPVGSRMLVPIPGTNRIGVELPKDNSSSISFFPAGIETGQGQFRGLHCSIGVEPDGTPFSFRLDEVGHVLISGMANSGKTNCIHSMMLSLMFCCNPCILKFAIISSNNASYHSYEKIARNYLAKSHSGKYIADDEDSTSMLLMDIEQEMVYRKELLSKSSSANIREYNTKYLSGDLNPEDGHEFLPYVVVIVDELSELNEIKSVNSVMANLVKNGQDSGICLVMATANRIKRTVMTYETMKGLHAKITFKHEDSIMAKAFSDTSDSTKLMPFGDLLYQDSSMVTTKRVSNALIDDSTKGIILHYLSTQPRGKNDYILKHSDRAGTNNNHSYSLQTDNELFIRAVKLIVSKGKCSEAILQKELRCSFNTAHSILLRLDELGVTRKNGGIRIVLDTQSDLETLLRGAD